A portion of the Bacillus sp. es.034 genome contains these proteins:
- a CDS encoding DUF948 domain-containing protein encodes MEIILYLSVAVIAVAFFILVMSLMKTLKSLGSTLDSVSTTMTGLESQLQGVTRESTELLHKTNLLAEDIQKKSEDLNTVVYAVRDVGHSIQNLNNSVKKVSTSISTELERNQGKISQVVQWGNAFIELKDKWKQKQEKQPTQPDVADVAVPNQASKEVRSREKLVKRARSYNN; translated from the coding sequence ATGGAAATCATTCTTTATCTAAGCGTAGCTGTCATAGCAGTTGCATTTTTCATTTTGGTTATGAGTTTGATGAAGACTTTGAAGTCCCTGGGTTCTACATTGGACAGTGTCTCGACAACGATGACCGGACTTGAGAGCCAGCTTCAAGGAGTAACAAGAGAGTCTACAGAATTACTACATAAAACAAATTTATTGGCTGAGGATATCCAGAAGAAGTCTGAGGATCTGAACACGGTTGTTTATGCGGTAAGAGATGTAGGGCATTCCATCCAGAACCTTAATAACTCGGTGAAGAAGGTAAGTACTTCCATTTCGACTGAACTGGAGCGCAACCAGGGCAAGATTTCACAGGTGGTTCAATGGGGTAACGCATTTATTGAGTTAAAGGACAAATGGAAACAAAAACAGGAAAAACAGCCAACACAACCTGATGTTGCTGATGTAGCTGTTCCAAACCAAGCATCCAAGGAAGTTCGATCTCGAGAAAAATTAGTTAAAAGAGCAAGATCTTATAACAATTAG
- a CDS encoding YtxH domain-containing protein, which produces MTQQYNQNQNQNQTNDSNNINSKDFMIGTLIGGIVGAAAALLMAPKSGKDLRHDINEKTVVLKEKTGQWKDTAVEKSNELAAVAKEKSSALTKSVQEQSNNVVGKLKTYRSNNNELQESNEELQAVSAVGTTPADETEDVNQKLEETKKAFDETEKTYNQ; this is translated from the coding sequence ATGACTCAACAGTACAATCAAAACCAGAACCAAAACCAGACAAATGACAGCAACAACATCAACTCAAAGGATTTCATGATCGGGACACTGATCGGGGGAATCGTGGGAGCGGCAGCAGCCCTTCTAATGGCCCCGAAATCAGGTAAGGATCTTCGTCATGATATCAATGAGAAAACTGTCGTCCTTAAGGAAAAGACAGGACAATGGAAAGACACGGCTGTAGAGAAGAGCAATGAGCTTGCAGCAGTGGCGAAAGAAAAATCTTCTGCCCTAACAAAATCCGTACAAGAACAGTCCAACAATGTGGTTGGGAAACTGAAAACATACCGCTCCAACAATAACGAACTGCAAGAATCAAACGAAGAGCTTCAAGCTGTTTCAGCAGTGGGAACGACACCTGCTGATGAAACGGAAGATGTGAATCAGAAGCTTGAAGAAACGAAGAAAGCCTTTGACGAAACTGAAAAAACGTACAATCAATAA
- a CDS encoding sulfite exporter TauE/SafE family protein yields the protein MKMIQSGLLSILLLGFTLGIKHATEPDHVIAVSTIASQTKRLSRSSLAGIFWGLGHTAILLLIGIIVISFGQHISGSIALSLELIVGMMLVYLGLSGFKSDKAINVVAIKHFHKKSFLIGGIHGLAGSAALVIMTTAQAQNSREAFLFMLIFGVGTIFGMLLFTTILGLPFLLSLRQKKLSINITRVASIISIVYGVYYMIEVGRNFFI from the coding sequence ATGAAAATGATTCAAAGTGGGCTACTATCTATTTTACTGCTGGGATTTACTTTGGGTATCAAACATGCAACAGAGCCAGATCATGTCATTGCCGTATCCACAATAGCAAGTCAAACTAAAAGGCTCTCCCGTTCTTCACTTGCAGGGATTTTTTGGGGGCTGGGGCATACAGCAATCCTATTACTGATAGGAATCATTGTCATTTCATTTGGGCAGCACATTTCTGGCAGTATTGCTTTGTCACTAGAATTAATCGTCGGGATGATGCTTGTATACCTAGGTTTATCTGGGTTCAAAAGTGATAAAGCGATTAATGTTGTTGCTATAAAACATTTTCATAAAAAATCATTCTTAATTGGAGGGATTCATGGACTTGCAGGGAGTGCAGCGTTAGTTATTATGACAACCGCACAAGCGCAAAATAGCAGGGAGGCTTTCCTTTTTATGCTTATTTTTGGTGTAGGGACCATTTTTGGGATGTTACTATTTACAACTATTTTGGGCTTGCCATTCCTCCTCTCATTACGTCAAAAAAAGCTATCAATTAATATTACGAGAGTTGCATCAATAATAAGTATTGTATATGGCGTTTATTATATGATTGAAGTGGGAAGAAATTTTTTTATCTAG